One Pseudorasbora parva isolate DD20220531a chromosome 8, ASM2467924v1, whole genome shotgun sequence DNA window includes the following coding sequences:
- the LOC137085112 gene encoding galactose-specific lectin nattectin-like: protein MAVLRSFLLLFIIVSMGNAGVDLSRRCPYGWTHFGLRCYKYFSQSTNWITAETNCQGLGGNLASVQHKLENDFLLSLLPSSTRSWLGAHDGVKEGQWLWSDGTAFLYSNWCSGEPSGGSENCLEINWTSNRCWNDESCSTSMHYVCVKDL from the exons ATGGCAGTGCTGAGAAGTTTTCTGCTTCTTTTCATTATCGTCTCCATGGGGAACGCAGGAG TTGATTTATCCAGAAGATGCCCCTATGGATGGACACATTTTGGACTCCGATGCTACAAGTATTTCTCTCAATCAACTAATTGGATCACAGCAGAG ACAAACTGTCAAGGTCTTGGTGGGAATCTCGCATCTGTGCAGCATAAACTGGAAAATGATTTCTTGCTGAGTTTGTTGCCTTCTTCCACACGTTCTTGGCTTGGCGCTCATGATGGTGTAAAA GAAGGACAGTGGCTGTGGAGTGATGGAACTGCGTTTTTATATTCCAACTGGTGCTCTGGAGAACCTTCAGGTGGTTCCGAGAATTGTTTGGAGATCAACTGGACTT CTAACCGTTGCTGGAACGATGAGAGCTGTTCAACCTCAATGCACTATGTTTGTGTTAAGGACCTGTGA